TTGGCGCTAGACATCGCCCAGCAGGTGGTGCGCCAGCACGTGCAGCACGATCCGACCGCGCTGATTGCCGCCGCCCGTGAGGTGCTGGCTACCGAGCCGGCGCTGGTCGGTGCACCGGCGCTGATCGTCAGCCCCGCCGATCTGCCGGTCGTCGAAGCCTATCTGATGGAAGAACTGCAAACGCGCGGCTGGACCGTGCGGACCGATCCGGCGGTTGAACGCGGCGGTTGCCGCGCGCAAGCCGGCACCGGCGAGGTAGACGCCGGCATCGACACGCGCTGGGAGCGCGTCGCCGCCGCGCTTGGCAAGGTGAGCACATGGTGAAGCCGACGCTCGAGGATATCCGCGCAAGCGACCTGACGCCGCTCGAACGCGAGTTGGCGCTGGCATCGTTCGGCGCCGAGGCGCTGGCGGATGTCCCGGCGGCGGTGACGCCCGCCGCGGCTGCAGTCGCGGCGATCGACGCCGCGTTGCGCGGTCCGGGCGCTGGGCACCCGGCGAAGGGCACGGCGGCCAGCCGCGTGTTCGCCACGTCCGCCACTGCCGATGCCGCTTCGAATACCGCCTCTTCACGTCCTGCTTCACCCCCTCCCGCCCCGTACGATCCCGCACTCGACAGCAACCCGCACATGCAAGCCTGGCGTGGCCGGCTCGACGCACTGCGCGCCCGCAACGCCATCGCCAAGCCGATGCGTGCCTGCGGACGCCTGACGCGCGCCGCCGGTCTGGTGCTCGAAGCGGTCGGCCTGCGCCTTTCGGTGGGTGCCGAAGTGATGATCGAACTGCCGTTCGGCAGTTCGCTGGCAATGGCCGAAGCGGAAGTCGTCGGCTTCTCCGGCGACAAGCTGTTTCTGATGCCGACCACCGAAGTGATCGGCCTGCTGCCCGGCGCGCGCGTCTATCCGCTCGAAAGCGCACCGATCGCCGATCCGATGGCGGGCGCGAAACGCCTGCCGGTCGGCTGGGAATTGCTCGGCCGCGTGCTGGATGCGTCCGGCCGCCCGCTCGACGGCCTCGGCCCGCTCGGCGCGCATGCCGATGCGCCGCTCTCCGCGCCGGTCATCAACCCCCTGAACCGCGAACCGATTCACAAGGTGCTCGACGTCGGCGTGCGCGCGATCAACGCGCTCCTGACCGTGGGCCGCGGCCAGCGCATGGGCCTGTTCGCCGGTTCGGGCGTCGGTAAATCGGTGCTGCTCGGCACGATGGCGCGCTACACCAGCGCCGAGGTGATCGTGATCGGCCTGATCGGCGAACGCGGCCGCGAAGTGAAGGAATTCATCGAGCAGATTCTC
The sequence above is drawn from the Paraburkholderia sp. BL23I1N1 genome and encodes:
- the fliI gene encoding flagellar protein export ATPase FliI, producing MVKPTLEDIRASDLTPLERELALASFGAEALADVPAAVTPAAAAVAAIDAALRGPGAGHPAKGTAASRVFATSATADAASNTASSRPASPPPAPYDPALDSNPHMQAWRGRLDALRARNAIAKPMRACGRLTRAAGLVLEAVGLRLSVGAEVMIELPFGSSLAMAEAEVVGFSGDKLFLMPTTEVIGLLPGARVYPLESAPIADPMAGAKRLPVGWELLGRVLDASGRPLDGLGPLGAHADAPLSAPVINPLNREPIHKVLDVGVRAINALLTVGRGQRMGLFAGSGVGKSVLLGTMARYTSAEVIVIGLIGERGREVKEFIEQILGEEGLARSVVIAAPADVSPLLRMQAASYSTSLAEYFRDQGKHVLLLMDSLTRYAMAQREIALAVGEPPATKGYPPSVFAKLPALVERTGNGPAGGGSITAFYTVLTEGDDQQDPIADSARAILDGHIVLSRSLAEAGHYPAIDIEASISRAMTALIDDNHLEKTRMFKQMLSRYQRNRDLINVGAYSSGRDALLDRAIALYPRMEAFLQQGFRECANFEPSLEMLDALFAQGG